One part of the Haliotis asinina isolate JCU_RB_2024 chromosome 2, JCU_Hal_asi_v2, whole genome shotgun sequence genome encodes these proteins:
- the LOC137271582 gene encoding uncharacterized protein codes for MGVVDAAVTMVVVDVAVTMGVVDVAVTMVVVDVAVTMVVVDAAVTMGVVDAAVTMVVVDAAVTMVVVDVAVTMGVVDVAVTMGVVDVAVTMVVVDAAVTMGVVDAAVTKVVVDAAVTMGVVDVAVTKGVVDVAVTMVEVDVAVTMGVVDVAVTMVVVDAAVTMVVVDAAVTMVVVDVAVTMGVVDAAVTMVVVDAAVTMVVVDVAVTMVVVDVAVTVTMIVVAVAVAVTMVVVDVAVTMRVVDAAVTMVVVDAAVTMVDVAVTMGVVDAAVTMVVVDAAVTMIVVDVAVTMGVVDVAVTVTMIVVAVAVAVTMVVVDVAVTMVVVDAAVTMVVVDAAVTMVVVDVAVTMVVVAVAVTVTMVVVDVAVTMRVVDAAVTMVVVDAAVTMVVVDVAVTMRVVDAAVTMVVVDAAVTMIVVDVAVTMVVVDVAVTVTMIVVAVAVAVAMVVVDVAVTMGVVDAAVTMVVVDAV; via the coding sequence ATGGGAGTGGTAGATGCAGCAGTGACAATGGTAGTGGTAGATGTAGCAGTGACAATGGGAGTGGTAGATGTAGCAGTGACAATGGTAGTGGTAGATGTAGCAGTGACAATGGTAGTAGTAGATGCAGCAGTGACAATGGGAGTGGTAGATGCAGCAGTGACAATGGTAGTGGTAGATGCAGCAGTGACAATGGTAGTGGTAGATGTAGCAGTGACAATGGGAGTGGTAGATGTAGCAGTGACAATGGGAGTGGTAGATGTAGCAGTGACAATGGTAGTGGTAGATGCAGCAGTGACAATGGGAGTGGTAGATGCAGCAGTGACAAAGGTAGTGGTAGATGCAGCAGTGACAATGGGAGTGGTAGATGTAGCAGTGACAAAGGGAGTGGTAGATGTAGCAGTGACAATGGTAGAGGTAGATGTAGCAGTGACAATGGGAGTGGTAGATGTAGCAGTGACAATGGTAGTGGTAGATGCAGCAGTGACAATGGTAGTGGTAGATGCAGCAGTGACAATGGTAGTGGTAGATGTAGCAGTGACAATGGGAGTGGTAGATGCAGCAGTGACAATGGTAGTGGTAGATGCAGCAGTGACAATGGTAGTGGTAGATGTAGCAGTGACAATGGTAGTGGTAGATGTAGcagtgacagtgacaatgaTAGTGGTAGCTGTAGCTGTAGCAGTGACAATGGTAGTGGTAGATGTAGCAGTGACAATGAGAGTGGTAGATGCAGCAGTGACAATGGTAGTGGTAGATGCAGCAGTGACAATGGTAGATGTAGCAGTGACAATGGGAGTGGTAGATGCAGCAGTGACAATGGTAGTGGTAGATGCAGCAGTGACAATGATAGTGGTAGATGTAGCAGTGACAATGGGAGTGGTAGATGTAGcagtgacagtgacaatgaTAGTGGTAGCTGTAGCTGTAGCAGTGACAATGGTAGTGGTAGATGTAGCAGTGACAATGGTAGTGGTAGATGCAGCAGTGACAATGGTAGTGGTAGATGCAGCAGTGACAATGGTAGTGGTAGATGTAGCAGTGACAATGGTAGTGGTAGCTGTAGCAGTGACAGTGACAATGGTAGTGGTAGATGTAGCAGTGACAATGAGAGTGGTAGATGCAGCAGTGACAATGGTAGTGGTAGATGCAGCAGTGACAATGGTAGTGGTAGATGTAGCAGTGACAATGAGAGTGGTAGATGCAGCAGTGACAATGGTAGTGGTAGATGCAGCAGTGACAATGATAGTGGTAGATGTAGCAGTGACAATGGTAGTGGTAGATGTAGcagtgacagtgacaatgaTAGTGGTAGCTGTAGCTGTAGCAGTGGCAATGGTAGTGGTAGATGTAGCAGTGACAATGGGAGTGGTAGATGCAGCAGTGACAATGGTAGTAGTAGATGCAGTATGA